From the Streptomyces sp. NBC_00390 genome, the window GCCAGGACGTCCCAGCGGGCGCCGTCGGCCCGGTTGTAGACCAAGCAGAGGACGACGGCGACGGTGGCGCAGCCGAGCGACGCGGCGCGCAGGGATTCGGCGACGGTGTGTCTCACGGGAGTCCTGGGGTCGGCCTGACAGGGGCGAGGAGCGAAGATCCGAAGATCGGCTCAACGTACCCAGACCGGCCGGGCGGCTGGAAGGTTGTGTTCCCAAGGCCGCGCTGCTCGACCCGCCCCCTGGACGTGGCCGGCTATCGGCTGCCCCCTCCGCTGTGGCGTCCGAGCGCCGGTCAGCTCGCCTGTACCTGGGGACGTTCAGTGAGCAGGACTGGGGTCACCCTTGAGTGCCGGGTGGCCGTTTTCAGGAAGCGATATCTGCCCGCCTTCACCAGTGCTCCTACGGGCACGTCGAAGTCGAGCCAGTCGCTGCGTTCATCCCCGCCGCGGATCGCCAGGCAACCACACACGGCCAGCCGGCCCGTCGGCAGCCGGACCTGACCGTGAAGGCGACCGTGCTCGGACAGGGAGGCAACCGTGCACGGCACAGGATCCTGCTCCCGAGGCTCACGGTCGCTGTACCCAGAGCATCCCTGTACATCTGCTGCGGACCAGAGAGCGCTCAGGACTGTCTGCATCTGGGCGTCACCTGTTGCAGGCACGGCCCAGTCCCCTGGCAGCCGCATTTCGGGGTTCAGCTGAGCCAATCGAGACGACGCGTTGGACCGCAAAGCCCCGGACGCAGAGTCCGGGGCCTGTCGATCACGTGGAGTGCTGGACGTCAGCCCTTCACACAGATGACCTGCTTGATCTTGGCGACGACCTGTACGAGGTCCTTCTGCTGGTCGATCACCTGGCTGATCGGCTTGTACGCGGCCGGGATCTCGTCCACGACTCCGGAGTCCTTGCGGCACTCCACGCCCCGTGTCTGGTCCTCCAGGTCCTTCGTGGAGAATTTCCGCTTCGCAGCGTTCCGGCTCATCCTCCGACCGGCACCGTGCGAGGCAGAGTTGAACGACTTGGGGTTGCCCAGACCACGGACGATGTACGACTCCGTACCCATGGAGCCGGGGATGATCCCCCACTCCCCCGAGCCTGCGCTGATGGCTCCCTTCCGGGTGACCAGCAGATCCATCCCCTCGTAGCGCTCTTCACTCACATAGTTGTGATGGCAGGAGATGACCGGATCGAAGGTCACCTTCGCCTTCCGGAACTCCTTGCGGACCACTTCCTGGAAGAGCCCCATCATCACCGCGCGGTTGTACTTCGCGTACTCCTGGGCCCAGAACAGGTCGTTGCGGTACGCCGCCATCTGCGGAGTGTCCGCGATGAAGACGGCAAGGTCACGGTCGACCAGACCCTGGTTGTGCGGCAGCTTCTGGGCCTCGCCGATGTGGTGGTCGGCGAGCTCCTTGCCGATGTTCCGCGACCCGGAGTGCAGCATCAGCCAGACCGACCCCGACTCGTCGAGGCAGAACTCGATGAAGTGGTTTCCGGCTCCGAGCGTTCCCATCTGCTTGGTCGCCCGCTCCCGGCGGAACTTGACCGCGTCGGCCACCCCGTCGAACCGCTCCCACAGGTCACCCCAGCCCGCGTGCGCGAATCCGTAGATCCGGCCCGGATCCACCATGTCGTCGTGCATGCCGCGGCCCACCGGGATCGCCCGCTCGATCTTGGAACGGAGCCTGGAGAGGTCGCCAGGGAGATCGTTCGCCGTCAGCGACGTCTTCACCGCCGACATGCCGCAGCCGATGTCCACACCGACCGCCGCCGGGCAGACCGCCCCGTGCATCGCGATCACCGAGCCGACCGTCGCGCCCTTGCCGTAGTGGACGTCCGGCATGACGGCGAGGCCCTTGATCCAGGGCAGCGTGGCGACGTTCTGCAGCTGCTGCATCGCCACATCCTCGACCGTCGCCGGATCTGTCCACATCCGGATCGGGACCTTGGCTCCCGGTACCTCTACATACGACATAACTCCCCGATTCCCCCGAAAACACAGATAACGCAAAAGCCCTGCCTGATATCCGCGAAAGCCTCGGCGGCCCGGCATCCACAGCGGTGCGTGCGATACACATTGTGTCCACCGGCCGCCTTCGGGCGGCAACCGTTTTTCCCCCGCGGCCCGCGCCGACACGCGGCGCACACGCAACAGAAGGGAGCCTGTGACGTGCAACGAAAGGCGTACGTACCCGGCCTGGCGGCGGCGCTGCTCGCGGCGCTCGTCACCGGCTGCACCGCCGGCACCGGCAGCGACGGCTCCGACGCGGCGGCCAAGCAGGGCAGCACCGCCTCCCCCGCGGCGCCGCCCGGCAAGTACCGCACGCTCCCCGAGCCCTGCCGTTCCGTCGAGGCGTCGACTCTCAAGAACCTGCTGCCCGGAGTCGTCACGCTCCCCGAGGAGCAGCAGCAGGCGGTGCTGCGCGGAACCGCGGCCGTCACCTATGACACCGACCGCCGGGTCGCGTGCAGCTGGAAGGGCGAGGCGCCGGATGCCTCGCACCAGCTCCGGGTGGACTTCGAGCGTGTGGTCTCCTACGACCCGGCGGTCAGCGACGACGACCGCGCCCTCGAGGTCTTCGCGAAGAAGCAGGCAGCGACCTCCGTGCCCCTCGCCGCCGCACCGGGGGAAGGGGAGCAGACCCCGTCCGCCACGGCCGGGGCCGCCGCTCCGCCCGCGAGCGACGACGCGAAGGGGGACGGCCCCGTGGGCACCCCGTCCGAGGCCACGGCATCGCGGACGCCGGGCTCCGGCGACCCGGACGGCACCCCGACCGCCACTCCGTCCGGGAGCGCCGGGAGCGCCACGGGTCTGGAGCCGCGCATGCTCGAGGGACTCGGCAACGCCGCCTTCCTCGACGATGTGCTCGGCCGGGCCGGATCCACCGCCCAGCGCCGCAGCGTGAGCGTGGTC encodes:
- a CDS encoding RtcB family protein encodes the protein MSYVEVPGAKVPIRMWTDPATVEDVAMQQLQNVATLPWIKGLAVMPDVHYGKGATVGSVIAMHGAVCPAAVGVDIGCGMSAVKTSLTANDLPGDLSRLRSKIERAIPVGRGMHDDMVDPGRIYGFAHAGWGDLWERFDGVADAVKFRRERATKQMGTLGAGNHFIEFCLDESGSVWLMLHSGSRNIGKELADHHIGEAQKLPHNQGLVDRDLAVFIADTPQMAAYRNDLFWAQEYAKYNRAVMMGLFQEVVRKEFRKAKVTFDPVISCHHNYVSEERYEGMDLLVTRKGAISAGSGEWGIIPGSMGTESYIVRGLGNPKSFNSASHGAGRRMSRNAAKRKFSTKDLEDQTRGVECRKDSGVVDEIPAAYKPISQVIDQQKDLVQVVAKIKQVICVKG
- a CDS encoding DUF3558 domain-containing protein codes for the protein MQRKAYVPGLAAALLAALVTGCTAGTGSDGSDAAAKQGSTASPAAPPGKYRTLPEPCRSVEASTLKNLLPGVVTLPEEQQQAVLRGTAAVTYDTDRRVACSWKGEAPDASHQLRVDFERVVSYDPAVSDDDRALEVFAKKQAATSVPLAAAPGEGEQTPSATAGAAAPPASDDAKGDGPVGTPSEATASRTPGSGDPDGTPTATPSGSAGSATGLEPRMLEGLGNAAFLDDVLGRAGSTAQRRSVSVVFRTSNVIVTIVYVEQPARTTEVPDSKELQEKAQSLARGLAEQFND